A stretch of Gorilla gorilla gorilla isolate KB3781 chromosome 9, NHGRI_mGorGor1-v2.1_pri, whole genome shotgun sequence DNA encodes these proteins:
- the SDHAF2 gene encoding succinate dehydrogenase assembly factor 2, mitochondrial isoform X1 codes for MAVATVFSTSSRMLALSRHSLLSPLLSVTSLRRFYRGDSPTDSQKDMIEIPLPPWQERTDESIETKRARLLYESRKRGMLENCILLSLFAKEHLQHMTEKQLNLYDRLINEPSNDWDIYYWATEAKPAPEIFENEVMALLRDFAKNKNKEQRLRAPDLEYLFEKPR; via the exons ATGGCGGTGGCTACAGTGTTCTCGACTTCGTCGCGG ATGCTTGCTCTGTCAAGGCACAGCCTATTGTCTCCTTTGCTCAGTGTGACATCATTGAGACGCTTCTACAGAGGTGACAGCCCAACAGATTCCCAAAAGGACATGATTGAAATCCCTTTGCCTCCATGGCAGGAGAGAACTGATGAATCCATAGAAACCAAAAGAGCCCGCCTGCTCTATGAGAGCAGAAAGAGGGGAATGTTGGAAAACTGCATTCTTCTTAG tcTTTTTGCTAAAGAACATCTGCAGCACATGACAGAAAAGCAGCTGAACCTCTATGACCGCCTGATTAACGAGCCTAGTAATGACTGGGATATTTACTACTGGGCCACAG AAGCTAAACCAGCcccagaaatatttgaaaatgaagtCATGGCCCTGCTGAGAGACtttgctaaaaacaaaaacaaagagcagAGACTGCGTGCCCCAGATCTGGAGTACCTCTTTGAAAAGCCACGTTGA